From a single Deinococcus apachensis DSM 19763 genomic region:
- a CDS encoding HepT-like ribonuclease domain-containing protein, which yields MSTPPPALFPDLRLPTIAGILRAGEARWRSAGVSRVRVFGSVARGEANGSADIDLLVDFVGEAGLLDLMRARAVFETLLGRRVDVMTEGGLKAPLRGEILADAVDVLEVPHPPPDTHRQKRWRWRVFDLLNALDRVTQYTAGHTLTTFLADERSQDAVLRNLARLGETTKFIPQHVQDAAPGIPWVLLRDVRNLVAHDYFGIDPALVWHTARVELPRLRPALQALAERGEDLDREK from the coding sequence ATGTCCACTCCGCCCCCCGCCCTCTTTCCCGACCTGCGTCTGCCCACCATCGCCGGAATCCTGCGGGCCGGGGAGGCGCGGTGGCGCTCGGCGGGCGTCTCCCGCGTGCGCGTCTTCGGCTCGGTGGCCCGGGGCGAGGCGAACGGTTCCGCCGACATCGACCTCCTCGTGGACTTCGTGGGCGAGGCCGGGCTGCTCGACCTGATGCGCGCCCGGGCGGTGTTCGAAACCCTGCTGGGCCGCCGAGTAGACGTGATGACGGAGGGCGGACTCAAGGCTCCGCTGCGCGGCGAAATCCTGGCCGACGCGGTGGATGTCCTTGAAGTGCCCCACCCGCCCCCCGACACGCACCGGCAAAAACGCTGGCGCTGGAGGGTCTTCGACCTTCTCAACGCGCTCGACCGGGTGACGCAGTATACGGCGGGGCACACCCTCACGACCTTCCTGGCCGACGAGCGCAGCCAGGACGCGGTGTTGCGGAATCTGGCGCGGCTGGGCGAGACGACCAAGTTCATTCCCCAGCACGTGCAGGACGCGGCCCCCGGCATTCCCTGGGTCCTGCTGCGTGACGTGCGGAACCTCGTCGCCCACGACTACTTTGGGATCGATCCGGCGCTGGTATGGCACACGGCGAGGGTGGAGCTGCCCCGGCTGCGGCCCGCGCTTCAGGCTCTGGCGGAAAGGGGAGAGGACCTGGACCGCGAGAAGTAG
- a CDS encoding 4'-phosphopantetheinyl transferase superfamily protein yields MIVAIGHDLIEIERIRGLLAREGDRALKLFAPPELAYCARLADPAPSFAARFAAKEAFQKVWPRPHGWRDVWVERERTPDGPFPFAPPVLGFAPEIAAELEARGWTTHLTLTHTKEHASAVVVLEARALA; encoded by the coding sequence ATGATCGTCGCCATCGGACACGACCTGATCGAGATCGAGCGCATCCGGGGCCTGCTCGCCCGCGAGGGGGACCGAGCGCTGAAACTCTTCGCGCCCCCCGAACTCGCCTACTGCGCGCGGCTGGCCGACCCCGCCCCCAGTTTCGCGGCCCGGTTCGCGGCCAAGGAGGCGTTTCAGAAGGTCTGGCCTCGCCCACATGGATGGCGCGACGTGTGGGTCGAGCGCGAGCGCACGCCGGATGGCCCCTTTCCCTTCGCGCCCCCGGTGCTGGGCTTCGCGCCCGAGATCGCGGCGGAACTGGAAGCCCGCGGTTGGACCACCCACCTCACACTGACGCACACGAAGGAGCATGCCTCGGCGGTCGTGGTGCTGGAGGCGCGGGCACTCGCGTGA
- a CDS encoding MDR family MFS transporter, giving the protein MNTASLSHRDKILAFVGILTVLFLSSLNMTVVGSAMPRVISDLGGFHLYAWAFTAYSLATTITIPIVGTVSDRYGRRPLILLGIVVFALGSVLLGLSQSMGQLIALRALQGIGGGTLMAMSFTAIADLFTPIERGRYQGYTGAVWGVSSVVGPLVGGFLTDHLGWRSVFFVNVPFALLAVYFVWRFFRLPAPTGPRTHRPFDALGAALLGGTVTTLTLALSWGGGTYAWDSARILGLLASTLVLGGLYVRHSARQEQPILNLRLLRDSAISLASAAGFLTSAGMYAAILYLPLYMQGVRGSSASGSGMALAPLMLGMITTSTLSGQIVSRTGRYKLLILGGAFVATVALGLSTTLGTVTPLWIAVGLMVLLGIGLGPVNSQLTLAVQNAAPRDQLGSATSGNQFFRQIGGTLAVSLFGALVNAQLAQNLGAQLPAGARALPAPLQEAIANPNLLSSPQATGQLEAALARLGHPDLFAPILNALRGVMAGAIDHVFLIAGLLMGVAFLVTLALPERPLAGRRAPARTEAPERREAAATD; this is encoded by the coding sequence GTGAACACGGCCAGCCTCTCCCACCGGGACAAGATTCTCGCCTTCGTCGGCATCCTGACGGTGCTGTTCCTCTCCAGCCTGAACATGACGGTGGTCGGCAGCGCCATGCCGCGCGTGATCTCCGATCTGGGCGGCTTTCACCTGTACGCCTGGGCCTTCACCGCGTACTCGCTCGCCACGACGATCACCATTCCCATCGTGGGGACGGTGAGCGACCGCTACGGCCGCCGACCGCTGATCCTGTTGGGGATCGTGGTGTTCGCGCTGGGCAGCGTCCTGCTGGGCCTCTCGCAGAGCATGGGGCAGCTCATCGCGCTGCGCGCCCTCCAGGGCATCGGCGGCGGAACGCTCATGGCGATGAGCTTCACCGCCATCGCTGACCTGTTCACGCCCATCGAGCGCGGGCGGTATCAGGGGTACACCGGCGCCGTCTGGGGGGTCAGCAGCGTGGTGGGGCCGCTCGTCGGCGGTTTCCTGACCGACCACCTGGGGTGGCGCAGCGTGTTCTTCGTGAACGTGCCCTTCGCGCTGCTGGCGGTGTATTTCGTGTGGCGGTTCTTCCGGCTGCCCGCCCCGACCGGCCCGCGCACCCACCGGCCCTTTGACGCCCTGGGCGCGGCGCTCCTCGGCGGCACGGTGACGACCCTGACCCTCGCCCTCTCGTGGGGCGGCGGCACCTATGCGTGGGACAGCGCCCGCATCCTGGGCCTGCTCGCCTCCACGCTCGTCCTCGGCGGCCTGTACGTGCGGCACAGCGCCCGGCAGGAGCAGCCCATCCTGAACCTGCGGCTGCTGCGCGACTCGGCCATCTCGCTCGCGTCCGCCGCGGGCTTCCTCACGAGCGCGGGGATGTACGCCGCGATCCTGTACCTGCCCCTCTATATGCAGGGGGTACGCGGCAGCTCCGCCAGCGGGAGCGGTATGGCCCTGGCGCCCCTGATGCTGGGCATGATCACGACAAGCACCCTCAGCGGGCAGATCGTGAGCCGCACGGGGCGGTACAAGCTGCTCATCCTGGGAGGCGCCTTCGTCGCTACCGTCGCCCTGGGGCTGAGTACGACGCTCGGGACCGTCACCCCGCTGTGGATCGCGGTCGGCCTGATGGTGCTGCTGGGCATCGGCCTGGGTCCGGTGAACAGCCAGCTCACGCTTGCCGTGCAGAACGCCGCGCCGCGGGACCAGCTCGGCAGCGCGACCAGTGGCAACCAGTTCTTCCGGCAGATCGGGGGCACGCTGGCCGTCAGCCTGTTCGGGGCGCTGGTGAATGCCCAGCTCGCGCAGAACCTGGGCGCGCAGCTTCCGGCGGGAGCCCGCGCGCTGCCCGCCCCCCTGCAGGAGGCCATCGCCAACCCCAACCTGCTCTCCAGCCCGCAGGCGACCGGTCAACTGGAGGCGGCGCTGGCGCGGCTGGGGCACCCCGACCTCTTCGCCCCCATCCTGAACGCCCTGCGCGGGGTGATGGCCGGAGCCATCGACCACGTCTTCCTGATCGCGGGCCTGCTCATGGGTGTGGCCTTCCTCGTCACGCTGGCCCTGCCCGAGCGACCCCTGGCCGGGCGGAGGGCCCCGGCTCGCACAGAGGCCCCCGAAAGGCGCGAGGCGGCGGCGACCGATTAA
- a CDS encoding MarR family winged helix-turn-helix transcriptional regulator — protein sequence MSSRDSSHSADELYRLVRQTLRLSRRFRQVLDEPLEQAVNLNTKEVLVLAAVMDGLDTPGAVAEHHRLPAPTVTRIVTKLAGQGLLERVTDPSDLRRQRLRLTPAGEATRTRTRAASQDIVQAHFGHLPPTQVHAALVALEGLEAALTPSREEVSL from the coding sequence ATGAGTAGTAGAGATTCCTCCCATTCCGCCGACGAGCTTTACCGGCTCGTTCGTCAGACGTTGCGGCTGTCGCGGCGCTTCCGGCAGGTGCTGGACGAGCCGTTGGAGCAGGCGGTCAACCTCAACACCAAGGAAGTCCTGGTTCTCGCCGCCGTGATGGACGGCCTCGATACCCCCGGCGCGGTCGCCGAGCATCACCGCCTACCTGCCCCCACCGTGACCCGGATCGTGACCAAGCTGGCCGGGCAGGGCCTGCTGGAGCGTGTGACGGATCCCAGCGATCTCCGCCGCCAGCGCCTGCGGCTCACTCCGGCCGGGGAGGCGACGCGGACCCGAACCCGCGCGGCCTCCCAGGACATCGTGCAGGCCCACTTCGGGCACCTGCCGCCCACCCAGGTCCACGCGGCGCTCGTCGCGCTGGAGGGGCTGGAAGCGGCCCTGACCCCATCCCGCGAGGAGGTGAGCCTGTGA
- a CDS encoding NUDIX hydrolase yields MTFHLVAWAVLLDPAGRVLLARRADVSYGAGLWGLPGGHVERGEGLAEAATREAWEEVGLRVNPDNLHFLGVSRYDLEGVTGADFLFAAKVWEGVPRPLLQTSEVGWFPPNELPQDCLPWLPPVLEAHLLKGKWLSEQLDSVEGLLLFPEQ; encoded by the coding sequence ATGACCTTTCATCTGGTGGCGTGGGCCGTGCTGCTCGACCCGGCGGGGCGCGTCCTGCTTGCCCGCCGCGCGGACGTCTCCTACGGCGCAGGCCTTTGGGGCCTGCCGGGCGGCCACGTGGAGAGGGGCGAGGGCCTGGCCGAGGCGGCGACGCGCGAGGCCTGGGAGGAGGTGGGCCTGCGCGTCAACCCGGACAACCTCCATTTCCTGGGCGTCAGCCGCTATGACCTGGAGGGCGTGACCGGCGCCGACTTCCTGTTCGCCGCCAAAGTCTGGGAGGGCGTGCCCCGGCCCCTCCTCCAGACGTCGGAAGTGGGCTGGTTCCCGCCGAACGAGCTGCCGCAGGACTGCCTCCCCTGGTTGCCGCCCGTGCTGGAGGCCCACCTCCTCAAGGGGAAGTGGCTTTCCGAGCAACTGGACAGTGTGGAGGGCCTGCTGCTGTTCCCCGAACAGTAA
- a CDS encoding thiamine ABC transporter substrate-binding protein — protein MRRLWMLGLFLVGAAHAQTTLTVITHDSFDVDKKLVAQFERANNARVRFVKGGDAGELLNRLILTRRAPLADVVYGLDNTLLPRARAAGILEAYRSPALSKVPAAYRLDEPGLLNTVDYGFVALNYDRAYFQKAGLALPKSLDDLKKPQYARLTVVPSPATSSPGLAFLLATVNHYGEAGAWAWWREARANGLKVTRGWSDAYEKDFGKNGGQYPIVLSYASSPAAEVFYAEGYNPKKLPAQAPTGNLFLPGSTFLQLEGVGILRGARQPQLARKFVDFMLSNGVQANFPTRMWVYPAVKGTQLDPVFKFAQEPDVTPVKPSVLANPQRLVDAWVTNVLRAR, from the coding sequence ATGCGAAGACTCTGGATGCTCGGCCTGTTCCTCGTCGGCGCCGCCCATGCCCAGACCACCCTGACGGTGATCACCCACGACTCGTTCGACGTGGACAAAAAGTTGGTCGCGCAGTTCGAGCGGGCGAACAATGCCCGCGTGCGCTTCGTGAAGGGGGGCGATGCGGGGGAACTCCTCAACCGCCTGATCCTGACCCGCCGCGCGCCCCTCGCCGACGTGGTGTACGGGCTGGACAACACCCTGCTGCCCCGCGCAAGAGCCGCCGGAATCCTGGAGGCGTACAGGTCGCCCGCCCTCTCGAAAGTCCCCGCCGCCTACCGCCTGGACGAGCCTGGCTTACTGAACACGGTGGACTACGGCTTCGTGGCCCTGAACTACGACCGGGCGTATTTCCAGAAGGCGGGCCTGGCCCTGCCGAAAAGCCTTGATGACCTGAAAAAGCCCCAGTACGCCCGCCTGACGGTCGTACCCTCCCCGGCAACGAGCAGCCCCGGCCTCGCCTTCCTGCTCGCCACGGTGAACCACTACGGCGAGGCGGGTGCCTGGGCGTGGTGGCGAGAAGCCCGCGCAAACGGCCTGAAGGTCACGCGCGGCTGGTCGGACGCCTACGAAAAGGACTTCGGCAAGAATGGCGGCCAGTACCCCATCGTCCTGAGCTACGCGAGCAGCCCCGCCGCCGAGGTGTTCTACGCCGAGGGGTACAACCCGAAGAAACTCCCCGCCCAGGCCCCCACGGGCAATCTCTTCCTGCCCGGCAGCACTTTCCTGCAACTGGAGGGCGTCGGTATCCTGAGAGGCGCCAGGCAGCCGCAACTTGCCCGCAAGTTCGTGGACTTCATGCTCTCGAACGGCGTGCAGGCCAACTTCCCCACCCGGATGTGGGTCTATCCGGCCGTCAAGGGCACCCAACTCGACCCGGTCTTCAAGTTCGCCCAAGAGCCCGACGTGACTCCCGTCAAGCCGAGCGTACTCGCCAACCCACAACGGCTGGTGGACGCCTGGGTGACGAATGTGCTGCGGGCGCGGTGA
- a CDS encoding ABC transporter permease — translation MFHLPLTLRGWLLALLPVLFLGLLLALPLARTLAEGGVNLGVWHDPYFLERLGWTLGQATVSALIALAVGGPLAYLLSRYAVPGKGLLLRLLLLPFVTPTLVAVLGLTALLGPRGWLTGPLGLDLEETPALLILGNLFFNLPVMVRLAYGGFSRVPAALTGAARTLGASGLRAALTVALPLALPGLSAGFILVFLYSALSFGLPLALGGERYATLEVEIYTLTAYQLRLSEASALIAGQLALTLGATWAYVWLSRGGAGVPTSGLPVARGGTALLLWGLLTITVLICFGPLVAVVARGLLGSGGPTPAYWQGVLTDPDMPLLLGNTLRFAGMSLIGAALLGGLHALGAWLARSRTLDLLSLLPLMVSPVSLAVGYLLAYPALSATLPMLIAAYTLLGFPLVTRSLLPALRALPPRLLEAARSLGAGPLTAHRTVTLPLTLPAFRGGAALALATVLGEFGATLVLTRPEWATLSVGLYERLGRPGERNLGEACALATVLLLLSAASFTLLDGGEGEVT, via the coding sequence ATGTTCCACCTCCCCCTCACCCTGCGCGGCTGGCTCCTCGCCCTCCTCCCCGTCCTCTTCCTGGGCCTGCTACTCGCCCTGCCCCTAGCCCGCACCCTGGCCGAGGGCGGCGTGAACCTAGGCGTGTGGCACGACCCCTACTTCCTGGAACGGCTGGGCTGGACGCTCGGCCAGGCGACGGTCTCCGCCCTGATCGCCCTGGCCGTCGGAGGTCCCCTCGCCTACCTGCTCTCCCGTTACGCGGTGCCCGGCAAAGGCCTGTTGCTGCGCCTGCTGCTGCTGCCCTTCGTGACCCCCACGCTTGTGGCGGTCCTGGGCCTTACGGCGCTGCTGGGGCCGCGCGGCTGGCTGACCGGGCCACTCGGGCTCGACCTGGAGGAGACGCCCGCCCTGCTTATCCTGGGCAACCTGTTTTTCAACCTGCCGGTGATGGTGCGGCTGGCGTACGGGGGCTTCTCGCGGGTGCCCGCTGCGCTGACGGGGGCAGCCCGGACATTGGGCGCCTCGGGCCTGCGGGCGGCGCTGACCGTGGCCCTGCCCCTGGCCCTGCCGGGGTTGAGCGCCGGGTTCATCCTGGTCTTCCTGTACTCGGCGCTGAGTTTCGGGCTGCCGCTGGCCCTGGGCGGCGAACGGTACGCGACGCTGGAGGTGGAGATCTACACCCTGACGGCCTACCAACTCCGGCTGAGCGAGGCGAGCGCCCTGATCGCCGGGCAACTGGCGTTGACGCTGGGAGCGACGTGGGCGTACGTGTGGCTGTCGCGCGGCGGGGCGGGTGTTCCCACGTCGGGGCTTCCAGTGGCGCGGGGCGGGACGGCTCTGCTGCTGTGGGGACTTCTCACCATCACCGTGTTGATCTGCTTCGGGCCGCTGGTCGCCGTGGTCGCCCGCGGCCTGCTGGGGTCGGGTGGGCCGACGCCCGCCTATTGGCAAGGGGTATTGACCGACCCCGACATGCCACTGCTGCTGGGCAACACCCTGCGCTTCGCCGGAATGTCGTTGATCGGTGCGGCGCTGCTGGGCGGCCTGCATGCCCTCGGCGCTTGGCTGGCCCGGTCGCGGACGCTCGACCTGCTGTCGCTGCTGCCGCTGATGGTGTCCCCGGTGAGCCTGGCGGTGGGCTACCTGCTCGCCTACCCGGCGCTGTCCGCGACGCTCCCTATGCTGATCGCGGCGTACACGCTGCTGGGCTTTCCCCTCGTCACTCGCAGCCTGCTCCCCGCCCTGCGCGCCCTGCCCCCCCGCCTGCTGGAAGCGGCGCGGAGTCTGGGGGCGGGACCCCTGACCGCCCACCGCACGGTCACGCTGCCCCTGACCCTTCCAGCCTTCCGGGGAGGAGCCGCGCTGGCCCTCGCCACAGTGCTGGGCGAGTTCGGGGCCACCCTGGTCCTGACCCGGCCCGAGTGGGCCACCCTGAGCGTGGGCCTGTACGAGCGGCTGGGCCGCCCCGGCGAGCGCAACCTGGGCGAGGCGTGCGCGCTGGCGACCGTCCTGCTCCTCCTCTCGGCGGCGTCCTTCACCCTGCTCGACGGCGGCGAGGGCGAGGTGACGTGA
- a CDS encoding AbrB/MazE/SpoVT family DNA-binding domain-containing protein has translation MRVKLSRYGNSLGFVVPASVVREEALEPGQEYELEVTADGGFRLSPPRTRRRSRYSAKELLRGVPEEPLRYEDVPECVPAGRELDW, from the coding sequence ATGCGCGTGAAGCTCAGCAGGTACGGCAACAGCCTGGGCTTCGTGGTGCCCGCGAGTGTGGTGCGAGAAGAGGCGCTGGAGCCAGGGCAGGAATACGAGCTGGAGGTGACGGCGGATGGCGGCTTTCGCCTCTCGCCCCCCCGGACCAGGCGTCGGAGCCGGTACAGCGCGAAGGAGTTGCTTCGCGGGGTGCCCGAAGAACCGCTCCGCTACGAGGACGTTCCCGAGTGCGTCCCGGCGGGCCGGGAGCTGGACTGGTGA
- a CDS encoding type II toxin-antitoxin system PemK/MazF family toxin has translation MSAPERGPLVWTDFDPRRGEEQEGRRPALVISSGQYNRVTGLLVCLHVTSRVEGYLTELPLPPGLGARGVILTSHVYTLDWQARGWRPLSPFPGTFWKKPWTG, from the coding sequence GTGAGCGCCCCGGAACGTGGACCACTCGTCTGGACCGACTTCGACCCCAGGCGGGGTGAGGAGCAGGAAGGCCGACGTCCCGCCCTCGTTATCAGCAGCGGGCAGTATAACCGGGTGACCGGGCTGCTGGTCTGCCTCCACGTGACCAGCCGCGTCGAGGGTTACCTCACGGAATTGCCCCTCCCCCCCGGCCTCGGGGCGCGGGGGGTCATCCTGACCTCACACGTCTACACCCTGGACTGGCAGGCGCGGGGATGGAGACCATTGAGCCCGTTCCCAGGGACGTTCTGGAAGAAGCCGTGGACCGGCTGA